A stretch of Pomacea canaliculata isolate SZHN2017 linkage group LG6, ASM307304v1, whole genome shotgun sequence DNA encodes these proteins:
- the LOC112566709 gene encoding uncharacterized protein LOC112566709, protein MAEDEIPPLEDMTELLNQIQSLQKKTESHWPEGCRKISSHTSTAHSLSQPESISSVHFHSSKQCEQNTRFGGMKKGFLFGQSKPTPKTKNTDVVKEQNGDKCSPEDSIPFLKPRTERKDSDLKFAEVQEAMESGQSVFRNKDWVTEDLLEKVQKNELLSKRLSDPHFMQAITDFQKNPQAAITKYQSNTEVWSLLKEFSGILGQHFMELGEKQDMAGGTTLQSVKTEPLSHALKMKHHLLQGHKKWSSFQRIQMCRRFCLIQSM, encoded by the exons TAAATCAAATTCAAAGCCtgcagaaaaagacagagagtcATTGGCCAGAAGGATGCAGGAAGATATCCAGTCACACTTCAACAGCCCATTCACTTTCTCAACCAGAATCT ATTTCATCAGTCCATTTCCACAGCAGCAAACAATGTGAACAAAATACCAGATTTGGTGGGATGaaaaaaggatttttgtttGGACAGTCAAAACCAACacccaaaaccaaaaacacagATGTTGTGAAAGAACAAAATGGTGATAAATGTAGTCCAGAAGATTCAATTCCATTTCTTAAGCCcagaacagagagaaaggatTCAGATCTAAAATTTGCAGAAGTCCAGGAAGCTATGGAATCTGGTCAAAGTGTTTTTAGAAATAAAG ATTGGGTGACAGAAGATCTGCTGgaaaaagttcagaaaaatgAACTGTTGTCGAAGCGTTTAAGTGATCCCCACTTTATGCAGGCCATCACAGATTTCCAGAAAAATCCCCAAGCTGCTATTACTAAATATCAAAGCAATACAGAGGTGTGGAGTCTTCTGAAGGAGTTTTCTGGAATTCTTg GGCAACATTTTATGGAATTGggagaaaaacaagacatggCTGGAGGTACAACTCTGCAATCTGTAAAAACGGAACCATTGTCTCATGCCTTAAAGATGAAGCACCATCTCCTGCAAGGTCACAAAAAATGGAGCAGCTTCCAGAGGATCCAGATGTGCAGAAGATTTTGTCTGATCCAGTCAATGTAG